The following are from one region of the Marinilabiliales bacterium genome:
- a CDS encoding glycosyltransferase family 4 protein, which produces MRVAILSPVAWRTPPRHYGPWEQVAWNIASGVAALGVDVTLYATGDSGNPGKLEYIIDKGYEEDRSIDAKVAECMHISHLMERAGEYDLIHNNFDFLPLAWSRLVATPMVTTIHGFSSPRIIPVYRRYNDRVHYVSISNSDRSSELEYIATVYNGIDPSQFTFREEHGNYLLFFGRIHHDKGAYEAIQIARLAGMKLLIAGIVQDEDYYREKVEPFIDGKQVVYLGSADPQKRDELLGGALALLHPINFEEPFGLSVAESMFCGTPVIAFNRGSMPELISHGETGFLAGSVEEAAGLVGRTGELSRQICRERAMANFSLERMAAGYLEVYRKILG; this is translated from the coding sequence ATGAGAGTAGCAATCCTTTCGCCGGTAGCATGGAGGACCCCGCCCAGGCACTATGGTCCCTGGGAGCAGGTGGCGTGGAATATTGCCAGCGGGGTGGCGGCTCTGGGAGTGGATGTGACACTTTATGCAACCGGCGACTCCGGGAACCCCGGGAAGCTTGAATATATAATTGATAAAGGCTACGAGGAGGACAGAAGCATTGATGCCAAGGTTGCCGAATGCATGCACATATCCCATTTAATGGAGAGAGCCGGGGAGTATGACCTTATACACAATAACTTCGATTTTCTGCCGCTGGCCTGGTCGCGCCTGGTCGCTACACCTATGGTGACCACTATACACGGCTTTTCATCGCCCAGGATCATTCCCGTTTACAGGAGGTATAACGACAGGGTGCATTACGTGTCGATAAGCAACTCCGACCGAAGCAGTGAGCTTGAATACATTGCAACTGTTTACAATGGCATTGATCCGTCGCAGTTCACCTTCAGGGAGGAGCATGGCAATTATCTTCTCTTTTTCGGCCGTATTCATCACGACAAGGGCGCTTACGAGGCGATCCAGATAGCCCGGCTGGCCGGGATGAAGCTGTTGATTGCAGGCATTGTGCAGGATGAAGACTATTACCGGGAGAAGGTTGAGCCTTTTATTGACGGCAAACAGGTGGTTTACCTCGGCAGTGCTGATCCGCAAAAGCGTGATGAGCTTCTCGGCGGCGCCCTGGCGCTGCTGCATCCCATTAATTTTGAGGAGCCGTTCGGACTGAGTGTGGCTGAGTCCATGTTCTGTGGCACCCCGGTAATTGCTTTTAACCGCGGATCGATGCCCGAGCTGATAAGTCACGGAGAGACCGGGTTCCTTGCCGGCTCTGTTGAGGAGGCTGCCGGACTTGTAGGGCGCACCGGAGAATTGTCCCGGCAAATATGCCGGGAGCGGGCAATGGCAAACTTCAGCCTTGAACGGATGGCGGCCGGTTACCTGGAGGTTTACCGTAAGATCCTGGGATAA
- a CDS encoding 1-acyl-sn-glycerol-3-phosphate acyltransferase, with the protein MWFVLFSLLFWIFVAVSSIIIFCGALLVWLLTFLFDKRLWLQHQYSCFWGSIYLWLNPFWPMKVEGREKIDHSQVYVAVSNHQSMLDILVMHSLFFHFKWVSKKENLYLPFVGWNMVLNRYVTLDRASRKSFIKMMRDCQKHMMQGSSIMIFPEGTRSTDGNMRNFKDGAFRLAKQMKCPILPIVLDGTGKSLPKKGFVIREKTPISVRVLDPVMPAEFESFDPRETGEMVRDKMDTVLREMRQGN; encoded by the coding sequence ATGTGGTTTGTTCTGTTTTCGCTTCTATTCTGGATATTTGTCGCTGTATCAAGCATAATTATTTTTTGTGGGGCTCTCCTGGTATGGCTTCTTACATTTCTTTTCGATAAAAGGCTTTGGTTGCAGCATCAATATTCATGCTTCTGGGGTTCGATATATCTGTGGCTTAATCCTTTCTGGCCGATGAAGGTTGAGGGAAGGGAAAAAATTGACCATTCCCAGGTTTATGTTGCGGTTTCTAACCACCAGTCGATGCTCGACATACTGGTAATGCACTCTCTCTTTTTCCATTTTAAATGGGTTTCCAAGAAGGAAAACCTTTACCTGCCGTTTGTCGGGTGGAACATGGTTTTGAACCGGTATGTGACGCTCGACCGTGCCAGCAGAAAGAGTTTTATCAAAATGATGCGAGATTGCCAGAAACATATGATGCAGGGCAGTTCAATCATGATATTTCCGGAGGGCACCCGTTCCACAGACGGGAACATGCGAAACTTCAAAGACGGTGCTTTCAGGCTTGCCAAACAGATGAAGTGCCCTATCCTGCCGATAGTGCTTGACGGTACCGGCAAATCTTTGCCAAAGAAGGGTTTTGTCATCAGGGAAAAAACCCCGATAAGTGTTCGTGTACTTGATCCTGTGATGCCGGCTGAATTTGAGAGTTTCGACCCCCGTGAAACCGGTGAAATGGTGAGGGATAAAATGGATACTGTACTCAGGGAGATGCGACAGGGTAATTGA
- a CDS encoding type IIA DNA topoisomerase subunit B translates to MTAIYSEDTIRTLDWKEHIRKRPGMYIGKLGDGSSLDDGIYLLIKEVLDNAVDEYMMGFGKTIEIEVSEKLVTIRDYGRGIPLGKLVDVASKMNTGAKYDSKVFKKTVGLNGVGIKAVNALSSQFVIESFRETEGRIAEFARGELVTEKAIEANGSKNGTRVVFTPDNEIFGKFRFIPEYLERMFRNYVYLNTGLTIVYNGQRINSKNGLLDLLEENMSSPGLYPIIHLKGDDIEVAITHGKQYGEEYYSFVNGQNTSQGGTHLVAFKEAYVKVVRDFFKKDFEASDIRTAIIAAISIKVEEPVFESQTKTKLGSKEVGPGGSTVRNFVMDFLRTKLDNYLHKNPGSAEALLARIQESEKERKAISGIRKIARERAKKANLHNRKLRDCRMHWNTNDARRLETTIFITEGDSASGSITKSRDVNTQAVFSLKGKPLNTYGLTKKIVYENEEFNLLQAALNIEDGIEELRYNNVVIATDADVDGMHIRLLLITFFLQFFPDLIKNGHLYILQTPLFRVRNKQETLYCYTDAEKEKAVKKLGGKIEITRFKGLGEISPDEFRHFIGKDMRLEPVQLKKEDMVADMLAFYMGKNSPERQEFIIENLKVEDDVVEEGSPV, encoded by the coding sequence ATGACTGCAATATATTCGGAAGATACCATACGTACCCTTGACTGGAAGGAGCATATAAGGAAAAGGCCCGGTATGTATATCGGTAAACTTGGTGACGGCTCCTCTCTTGACGATGGCATATACCTGCTTATCAAGGAGGTTCTGGACAATGCAGTTGACGAGTATATGATGGGCTTCGGTAAAACCATCGAGATTGAGGTTAGCGAGAAGCTGGTCACTATAAGGGATTACGGGCGCGGCATACCTTTGGGCAAGCTTGTTGATGTGGCTTCGAAGATGAATACCGGCGCCAAATACGACTCCAAGGTTTTTAAGAAGACAGTAGGACTTAACGGTGTAGGAATAAAGGCCGTGAACGCCCTCTCTTCGCAGTTTGTTATAGAGTCATTTCGTGAAACGGAAGGGCGGATCGCTGAATTTGCCAGAGGCGAGCTTGTTACAGAAAAGGCCATTGAGGCTAACGGCAGCAAAAACGGCACCAGGGTGGTATTTACACCCGACAATGAGATATTTGGCAAGTTCCGGTTCATTCCGGAATACCTGGAAAGGATGTTCAGGAATTATGTTTATCTGAATACCGGACTGACAATTGTCTATAACGGACAACGTATCAACTCCAAAAACGGGCTTCTTGATCTGCTGGAGGAGAACATGAGCTCTCCCGGCCTTTACCCCATAATACACCTCAAGGGCGACGATATTGAGGTCGCAATAACCCACGGCAAGCAATATGGCGAGGAGTACTACAGTTTTGTGAACGGCCAGAATACCAGTCAGGGAGGAACTCACCTGGTGGCATTCAAGGAGGCTTATGTTAAGGTGGTAAGGGACTTCTTCAAAAAGGACTTTGAGGCCTCAGATATACGTACAGCGATAATTGCGGCTATAAGCATCAAGGTTGAGGAGCCTGTTTTCGAGTCGCAGACCAAGACGAAGCTCGGATCAAAAGAGGTTGGCCCCGGTGGCTCGACTGTAAGGAATTTCGTGATGGATTTTCTGCGTACAAAGCTGGATAACTACCTGCATAAAAATCCCGGCAGTGCCGAAGCATTGCTTGCCAGAATACAGGAATCGGAGAAGGAGAGGAAGGCCATATCGGGTATCAGGAAGATAGCGCGCGAACGTGCGAAGAAGGCCAATCTGCACAACCGCAAGCTGAGGGACTGCAGGATGCACTGGAACACCAACGACGCGAGAAGGCTGGAGACCACCATATTTATTACCGAGGGGGATTCGGCCAGCGGATCGATCACCAAATCGCGTGACGTTAACACCCAGGCGGTATTCAGCCTGAAGGGAAAACCACTGAACACATACGGACTTACAAAGAAGATCGTATATGAGAACGAGGAGTTCAATCTGCTCCAGGCTGCGCTTAACATTGAGGACGGTATAGAGGAGCTGAGGTACAACAATGTTGTAATAGCTACTGATGCAGATGTTGACGGCATGCATATAAGGCTTCTGCTGATAACCTTTTTCCTTCAGTTCTTTCCTGACCTGATCAAGAATGGCCACCTGTATATTCTGCAGACTCCTCTTTTCAGGGTGCGGAACAAGCAGGAAACACTGTACTGTTACACAGATGCGGAAAAGGAGAAAGCTGTCAAAAAGCTCGGCGGCAAGATCGAAATAACAAGGTTCAAAGGGCTTGGAGAGATATCACCTGATGAGTTCAGGCACTTTATCGGGAAGGATATGAGGCTTGAGCCTGTTCAGCTGAAGAAAGAAGATATGGTTGCCGACATGCTCGCCTTTTATATGGGCAAGAACAGTCCGGAACGACAGGAGTTTATTATTGAGAATTTGAAAGTTGAAGATGATGTTGTGGAGGAAGGGAGTCCGGTTTGA
- a CDS encoding glycosidase produces the protein MRIPVTRKPNRFMPDPRRVIIRYFDNGIDRTIALVERLTAMPEEQASFALMHTLREFSRRHRNITNVFSRHFSRVKDQMEALKISLDGLSEDKRLLLGSFFSLEYSIESAAFFNPSMIESPDQTALERGSKRIIVSFRATGEGHISSIVFHSGLIDKDGNMSFEKPGRYVEEAEMVKRHKYSKSSFSSKLSEMNLPADIINSVMNRLGDEFIYGELLAAINQTRADNNNSAEKLQAIEEIVWLADSHYEVKFSRDTDISERVIFPVSFTERKGIEDARFVKFTGDDGAVNYYATYTAYDGNTILPKLIQTKDFCHFTIRPLHGHGAQNKNLALFPRKVKGKYVMLSRIDGINSFIGFSDKINLWDQPIMLQAPKHYWEFVQIGNCGSPIETPEGWLVLTHAVGPVRQYCLSAILLDLDDPTRVIGHLRDPLLVPNYEEREGYVPNVVYSCGAMVHNNELIMPYGLSDTGAGFASVCMDDLLAQLKS, from the coding sequence ATGAGAATACCGGTAACAAGAAAACCAAACCGTTTCATGCCTGATCCCCGCAGGGTGATAATCAGGTATTTCGATAATGGTATAGACCGTACCATTGCACTGGTAGAGCGTCTCACCGCCATGCCGGAAGAGCAGGCATCCTTTGCCCTGATGCATACCCTCAGGGAGTTCTCAAGAAGACACCGGAACATCACCAACGTCTTCAGCAGACACTTTTCCCGTGTTAAGGATCAGATGGAAGCACTGAAAATATCGCTCGACGGACTTTCGGAGGACAAGCGGCTGCTACTCGGATCTTTCTTCTCGCTTGAGTATTCAATTGAGTCAGCCGCCTTCTTCAACCCGTCAATGATCGAATCGCCCGACCAGACAGCACTGGAGAGAGGAAGTAAAAGGATCATAGTCAGTTTCCGCGCCACCGGCGAGGGGCACATCTCCTCTATCGTGTTCCATTCGGGGCTCATAGACAAGGATGGCAATATGTCATTCGAAAAGCCCGGGAGGTACGTTGAAGAGGCTGAAATGGTCAAGCGGCACAAATACTCCAAGAGTTCGTTCTCAAGCAAGCTCTCTGAGATGAACCTGCCCGCAGATATTATCAACAGTGTAATGAACCGGCTGGGTGACGAGTTTATCTACGGTGAGCTTCTGGCGGCAATAAACCAGACACGTGCGGATAACAACAATTCGGCCGAGAAACTTCAGGCTATAGAAGAGATAGTATGGCTTGCCGATTCACATTATGAGGTCAAATTCTCCCGTGACACCGATATTTCCGAAAGAGTGATCTTCCCGGTATCATTCACCGAGAGAAAGGGAATTGAAGATGCCCGCTTCGTAAAATTTACCGGCGACGACGGAGCAGTAAACTACTATGCAACCTATACGGCCTATGACGGCAATACCATTCTCCCTAAACTGATCCAGACAAAGGATTTCTGTCATTTTACCATCAGGCCCCTGCACGGACACGGGGCACAGAACAAGAATCTCGCTCTTTTCCCCCGTAAGGTAAAAGGGAAATATGTGATGCTCTCCCGCATTGACGGCATAAATTCCTTCATAGGTTTTTCCGACAAGATAAACCTGTGGGACCAGCCAATCATGCTGCAGGCACCTAAACATTACTGGGAATTCGTACAGATTGGCAACTGCGGCTCACCCATTGAGACCCCGGAGGGCTGGCTGGTACTGACCCATGCAGTGGGTCCGGTGCGTCAATATTGCCTGAGTGCTATACTCCTCGACCTCGACGATCCTACCAGGGTCATCGGGCACCTTCGTGACCCGCTCCTGGTTCCGAACTACGAAGAGAGGGAGGGCTATGTGCCAAATGTGGTCTATTCATGCGGAGCAATGGTCCACAACAACGAGCTGATAATGCCCTACGGGTTGTCAGATACAGGAGCAGGTTTTGCTTCGGTTTGCATGGATGATCTTCTTGCCCAGCTGAAGTCCTGA
- a CDS encoding DUF3137 domain-containing protein — protein sequence MKTLEEFENYYNKSLKTDLVNLDARRKQVVKRFLISLFAIFIPSMAIFILTGLYVGIAASVIAFIILLFFWVRDKLFVKDFKEQVINRIVYFISPDLTYDPKGHISLSEFVTSRLFLTSVDRYNGDDLVYGTIDKTEFRFSEFKAEYKQVTTDSKGRTRTSWHTIFRGIFYIADFNKEFTGSTVVLPNVFGNRFGFMKKLMGATRREKLVKLEDPDFSRQFNVYSDDQVKARYVLSTSLMQRIVDFRKKHKNNVYLSFVDSKMYLGVSHNKNLFEPNYLRSLVRFDVLREYFDDLVLAVGIVEDMNLNTRIWTKT from the coding sequence ATGAAAACACTGGAAGAATTCGAAAATTATTATAATAAATCACTCAAAACCGACCTGGTAAACCTTGATGCCAGGAGGAAACAGGTGGTAAAGCGTTTCCTGATATCCCTCTTTGCCATCTTTATTCCCTCGATGGCAATCTTTATCCTTACCGGGCTTTATGTGGGGATAGCAGCCAGCGTTATTGCATTCATCATCCTGCTTTTCTTCTGGGTAAGGGACAAGCTCTTCGTGAAGGATTTCAAGGAGCAGGTGATTAACCGCATTGTCTATTTCATCAGTCCCGACCTCACCTACGATCCCAAAGGGCATATCAGCCTCTCAGAGTTTGTTACCAGCCGCCTCTTTCTGACTTCTGTCGACCGCTACAATGGCGACGACCTGGTTTACGGGACGATCGACAAGACCGAATTCCGCTTTTCAGAGTTCAAGGCCGAATACAAACAGGTGACGACCGACTCGAAGGGGCGTACACGAACCAGCTGGCACACCATCTTCAGGGGTATCTTCTATATAGCCGATTTCAACAAGGAGTTCACCGGATCTACCGTGGTGCTGCCCAACGTGTTCGGCAACCGCTTCGGGTTCATGAAAAAGCTCATGGGAGCCACCCGCAGGGAGAAGCTTGTCAAGCTCGAAGATCCCGATTTCAGCAGGCAGTTCAACGTTTACAGCGACGACCAGGTAAAGGCCCGGTACGTACTCTCCACATCACTAATGCAGAGAATTGTTGATTTCAGGAAAAAGCACAAAAACAACGTTTACCTGTCGTTCGTCGACTCTAAGATGTACCTGGGCGTCAGTCACAACAAGAACCTTTTCGAGCCCAATTACCTGCGCTCGCTGGTGCGTTTTGACGTGCTGAGGGAGTATTTCGACGACCTGGTGCTTGCCGTCGGTATTGTAGAAGATATGAACCTGAACACGCGCATCTGGACCAAAACGTGA
- a CDS encoding LemA family protein: MLIPVLIIAGVLLLWLALSYNSLVSKRNAADKAFASIDAMAKKRYDLIPNLVSTVQNYMKHEKETLTQITEMRARATSGNISEEEKIDLDQKVSRAVSGIMVAVENYPDLKASTNFMQLQGALNEVEEQLSAARRFFNAAVTDLNNAVQMFPTNIVASMFNFKTRKLFEITEQERQNVDVKALFSS, from the coding sequence ATGCTTATACCGGTACTAATAATCGCGGGAGTGCTGCTGCTATGGCTGGCGCTCAGCTACAACAGCCTTGTGTCTAAAAGGAATGCGGCCGACAAGGCATTTGCCAGCATCGATGCCATGGCAAAAAAGCGCTACGACCTGATACCCAACCTTGTCTCCACTGTCCAGAATTACATGAAGCACGAAAAGGAGACGCTTACACAGATCACAGAGATGAGGGCCAGGGCTACCTCGGGCAATATATCAGAAGAGGAGAAGATCGATTTGGACCAGAAGGTCTCCCGCGCTGTTTCGGGCATCATGGTGGCCGTTGAGAACTACCCCGATCTCAAGGCAAGCACAAATTTCATGCAGCTTCAGGGAGCCCTCAACGAGGTGGAGGAACAGCTCTCGGCAGCCAGGCGCTTTTTCAACGCCGCGGTAACCGACCTCAACAATGCAGTGCAGATGTTCCCAACGAACATCGTGGCCTCAATGTTCAACTTCAAAACCCGAAAGCTGTTCGAGATAACCGAGCAGGAGAGGCAGAATGTCGATGTAAAGGCCCTCTTCTCATCCTGA